The Candidatus Poribacteria bacterium genome includes the window TCCGTTACGCGACGCTATCTTCGCGATGGTCACCTCCCACCACCAGAAGCCGTTCGCGTTGAGGAATTCGTCAACGCTTTTGATTACAATTATGCTCCACCGTCAAGGGACGCATTTGCTGTTCACATTGAGGGCGCGCCATCCCGATTTGGTGAAGGCAAGCGACTCCAATTGTTACGAATCGGTATTCAAGGTCGCGTTATTCCAGACGAAAACCGTAAGGATGCAATGCTAACTTTCGTAATTGATGTTTCCGGTTCGATGGCTATGGAAAATCGATTGGAATTGGTGAAACGCGCCTTAACGCTTCTGGTTGAACAACTCCGTCCGGGGGATGAGGTTGCTATCGTCGTTTATGGGACTAACGCGCGAACCGTCCTACCACACACCGGAATTGAAGGGCGTGAGGAGATTTTGGAGGCAATCCATTCCCTTGCCCCGGAAGGTGTCACGAATGCGGAAGACGGACTGCGCCTTGGATACACACTCGCCTCACGCAATGCCAGAATTGGTGGTATCAACCGTGTGATTCTCTGTTCGGATGGCGTTGCCAATGTCGGAGAAACAGGTGCTGATGGTATCCTCAGAAAAATTCGGTCCTACGTTGAGGAAGGGATTACGCTAACAACTGTTGGGTTCGGTATGGGAAATTTCAACGATGTCCTCATGGAACAACTCGCCAACAAGGGCAATGGGAGCTACGCTTACGTTGATACCCTCAATGAGGCAAAGCGAGTTTTTGTTGAAAACCTGACAGGGACACTACAACTCATTGCTAAAGATGCAAAGGTCCAGGTCGATTTCAACGCTCAAGTTGTCAGTCGTTTCCGCTTGCTCGGCTATGAAAACCGTCGCCTTGATCATGAAGACTTTCGTGATGACGACGCAGACGGTGGAGAAATCGGTTCAGGTCACAGCGTCACCGCTCTCTATGAAATTAAACTCCATGAAGGTGCCACCGGAAAATTGGCGACTGTTTTTATCCGCCATGAAGACCCTGACACCCGTCATGTATTAGAAATCAACGAAGAGATTTTCTCATCAGCGTTGAAACGAACATTTGAGGCGGCATCCCCTGAATTTCAACTCGCCGCCACTGTAGCAGAATTCGCAGAAATTTTGCGTGAAAGTTATTGGGCACGAGAAGGAAGTTTGGCGGCAGTATCGCAAAGTATCAAAGGGATCGCACCTCAAATTCCGAACGCTTCAGTCGATGAACTAATGACTCTCGTGAATCAAGCGACTCGCTTTAAGGCACTCAATAGCGAATAATTTGCGACATGCAAAAATTATGAAAAGCCTCGTTTTCGTTTTATTATTAATGCTGCCCATATCTTCAACAGCTGTCACATGGGAGTCCGTTGAAAGTTCACACTTTCGGGTCTACTACCAAGAAGGAACGGTAGACCCGATGTCAATTCTCCAGATTGCGGAGGACTTCTATGCCGAAATGCCGGAGTTGACAAGCCGTATGCCAGCAGGGATGATTGACATTTGGGTTTGTGATACACAAAAAGCGTTTCAGGATTCCGTTCATGCTCCTATCCAGGATTGGGCGGTTGGATGTGCCTTTCCGTTAAGTCGGCGCATCATTATCCAAAATCCGAAACACATCGCCCTTGCGAAACTGCAGTTAGTGCAAGTTCTCCGGCACGAGATCGCACATGTCCTCTTTGGTCAATGTACACGCAGAGCAGTCAAAGAAATTCCGTTGTGGTTTATAGAAGGTATCGCGACCTACTTCGCGGATGAATGGGTGCCGGGTCGCCATGAAACGTTACTAAAACACATCTTCTCGAAATCTATTCTACCCCTTCACGAGTTGGCACGCGGTTTTCCACGTTCACAAGCGGGAGCAGACTTGGCGTATGCTGAGAGTCAGGATGCAGTCCGTTGGCTGGTCGAAATTCAAGGGAGAGAGGTCCTGTTTGCCCTTATTACGGAACTCCACGCTGGCAACAATTTCAGTAGTGCGTTTGAAGCGACAGTGGGGTGGAACCTCGCAACATTCGATGAACGCTGGCGCGAATCGTTGACGGAACGTTACCGGTGGGCATCCCTCTTTTCTAACTCCTACATTTTGTGGGGAGGTACTGGCGGACTTGCCCTCCTTGGTTATCTTGTTTGCTTGCATCGCAGACGACGCCACCTGAGCAAACTCGCGCAACAGGAAGATACTGTAGACACATTCTTCAAAACCTAAAAGCTATGAACGCATATCTCATTTACATTGCGCTCTGCCTTGTCTGCTTAACATCCATAGCGACAGCGCAATCGAAACAACTCGCGCAGTATCCCAATCAACTGACACGCGACGGACATATCATTGTTCTACCTGACCACGGTACCGTCTACATGGTTTCCGATCTCCATGCACATTGGGACGATTTTAATCAATGGTTGCGACTCACGAAACTCGTTGAGCGACTTCAAGCAGGTGAAGATGTTTATGGGTTGATACTCGGTGATGCCATTGACTATAAGCCCGATGAACCGAGACACCCGCCTTATGGAGATATACTCATCGTTGACCGAGTTATGGAACTCCAAAGACAGCTTGGTGACAAGGGAAAAAGGCTTATCTATATCCGAGGGAATCACGAATTCGCTGCCGCAGATGCTTATGAGATGCTCAAGAAGCAAGGCATGACGATACAGAACCGACCTCACTTTATTCGTGCCTTATATGACAGCCCCCTTGGATCGTATTATGAGCAGTTTAATTTTATTGAAAGAATGACGGACACACACTATGAATTCCTGATGAATTTACCGACAGTCGTTATTGGAAAAAACGGCTTTGTTGGTGTCCATGCGGGCCCCGCGCGTTTTGTCAGGGGTCTTGCTGACCTTGTTGATCCGAATCCGAAAACCCTTGAGGAACTCCTTTGGCACCGTCCTACTATTGCTTATACGGGTGGATACACCTTAACCCATATTAAAAATTTTCTTGAAAATATCCACGGAAGCCTCCTTGTGGTTGGGCATACCCCAATCAGTTATTTTCCATTGCGAAACGTTAGAGACGGTATAGCAACATTTGGCAAAAGCCAACTTATTTTTTCAACAGGCTATAGCGGCAAACCCGGCGTTCCGGCGTATATCGAAATTGACTTGGCAGAGACCTATTCTTCTGTAAATGCCTTGAAGTTAGGTGTGAACATCCATCACCTGTATGATGAGACTGGAAAACCAAAACCTGAATAGAGAGACACCTCTGCAAGAAAGACGCTCATCATGCGACCACTCATTTATATCATGACCCCGGTCCTGATTCTTACTATCGTTCTCGCCTCTCGTTTTGTAACGTGGGATGCGATCAAAGGAGCAAAACCACAAGCACAAGCGAATGTGCAGCAGGGAACACTGTCGTTGAGGGAATGGAAGATTCCAGACGCAATAGCAGCGTTTACACGAGCGATTGAGATTGAATCCAAATATGCTGAAGCTTACGTGAAACGCGGTCTCGCCTATTATCGTATGGGTCAGTACAAAGCAGCCATCGCAGACTATACA containing:
- a CDS encoding von Willebrand factor type A domain-containing protein, whose product is MKVQFRTFYKLNVVLMMCGLMLFIYMGCGGSDDEAYEDEAAHGFIPSALNPPNGAVYDDVFFKEYGTNPFIDTEDDHFSTFGMDVDTASYSVTRRYLRDGHLPPPEAVRVEEFVNAFDYNYAPPSRDAFAVHIEGAPSRFGEGKRLQLLRIGIQGRVIPDENRKDAMLTFVIDVSGSMAMENRLELVKRALTLLVEQLRPGDEVAIVVYGTNARTVLPHTGIEGREEILEAIHSLAPEGVTNAEDGLRLGYTLASRNARIGGINRVILCSDGVANVGETGADGILRKIRSYVEEGITLTTVGFGMGNFNDVLMEQLANKGNGSYAYVDTLNEAKRVFVENLTGTLQLIAKDAKVQVDFNAQVVSRFRLLGYENRRLDHEDFRDDDADGGEIGSGHSVTALYEIKLHEGATGKLATVFIRHEDPDTRHVLEINEEIFSSALKRTFEAASPEFQLAATVAEFAEILRESYWAREGSLAAVSQSIKGIAPQIPNASVDELMTLVNQATRFKALNSE
- a CDS encoding peptidase MA family metallohydrolase is translated as MKSLVFVLLLMLPISSTAVTWESVESSHFRVYYQEGTVDPMSILQIAEDFYAEMPELTSRMPAGMIDIWVCDTQKAFQDSVHAPIQDWAVGCAFPLSRRIIIQNPKHIALAKLQLVQVLRHEIAHVLFGQCTRRAVKEIPLWFIEGIATYFADEWVPGRHETLLKHIFSKSILPLHELARGFPRSQAGADLAYAESQDAVRWLVEIQGREVLFALITELHAGNNFSSAFEATVGWNLATFDERWRESLTERYRWASLFSNSYILWGGTGGLALLGYLVCLHRRRRHLSKLAQQEDTVDTFFKT
- a CDS encoding metallophosphoesterase, whose product is MNAYLIYIALCLVCLTSIATAQSKQLAQYPNQLTRDGHIIVLPDHGTVYMVSDLHAHWDDFNQWLRLTKLVERLQAGEDVYGLILGDAIDYKPDEPRHPPYGDILIVDRVMELQRQLGDKGKRLIYIRGNHEFAAADAYEMLKKQGMTIQNRPHFIRALYDSPLGSYYEQFNFIERMTDTHYEFLMNLPTVVIGKNGFVGVHAGPARFVRGLADLVDPNPKTLEELLWHRPTIAYTGGYTLTHIKNFLENIHGSLLVVGHTPISYFPLRNVRDGIATFGKSQLIFSTGYSGKPGVPAYIEIDLAETYSSVNALKLGVNIHHLYDETGKPKPE